Proteins encoded in a region of the Pleurocapsa minor HA4230-MV1 genome:
- a CDS encoding site-specific integrase, with the protein MTINNTERANHNHPDSNNNSDGRKRRGHGAKHKPVSLPTVEVMRQCFNKYLEIEVANGDAAPDTIKTYQRRIEQYLTWCSQRSLSPALVTQEDILNYRRYLIVERKLQSKTIALTLVVIRAFYHACFKLDLVKENLVIGVNPPKTKIDAVDSITFLTIEQLKHLFSQMSSDNSVKSLRDRFIVSLMALEGLRTVELNRASVGNIRGNKGDRCSLCVEGKGKIRTVPLRDDLANLMWRYLEARSFQGEKLTSISPLFISLSNRFNGRRLSRRGIRYIVDGYLNEAGLKEIDFNSSRSCHSLRHTAGTLGLAGGASLRQVQELLGHSDPKTTAIYAHVLERHENNPALGINVEI; encoded by the coding sequence ACCATAACCACCCAGATTCAAATAATAATTCTGACGGTCGAAAACGTCGAGGTCATGGAGCAAAACATAAACCAGTCTCCTTGCCGACTGTCGAAGTGATGAGACAGTGTTTTAACAAATATTTAGAGATTGAAGTAGCTAATGGTGATGCTGCACCCGATACAATCAAGACCTATCAGCGTAGAATCGAGCAGTACTTAACTTGGTGTAGCCAGAGGTCTTTATCTCCTGCTTTAGTAACCCAGGAAGATATTTTAAACTATCGAAGATATTTAATAGTCGAGCGCAAGCTTCAATCTAAAACGATCGCTTTGACATTAGTAGTAATTCGAGCTTTTTATCATGCTTGTTTTAAACTTGATTTGGTCAAAGAAAATTTGGTTATTGGAGTAAATCCGCCCAAAACTAAAATAGATGCTGTTGATTCGATCACTTTTTTAACCATAGAGCAATTAAAACATTTGTTTTCTCAGATGAGCAGTGATAATTCCGTCAAGTCATTACGCGATCGCTTCATTGTCAGTTTGATGGCATTAGAAGGATTACGCACCGTCGAGTTAAATAGAGCGTCTGTTGGCAATATAAGAGGAAACAAGGGCGATCGATGTTCCCTTTGTGTTGAAGGAAAAGGTAAAATTCGTACTGTTCCTTTACGTGACGATTTGGCTAATTTGATGTGGCGATATCTTGAAGCTAGATCTTTTCAAGGAGAAAAACTTACTTCGATTTCTCCCTTATTTATTTCCTTATCAAACCGTTTTAATGGGCGTAGATTGTCTCGTCGAGGTATTCGCTATATAGTTGATGGTTATTTAAATGAAGCTGGCTTAAAAGAAATCGATTTCAACTCCTCTCGCTCTTGCCATAGCCTGCGTCATACAGCAGGAACTTTAGGGTTGGCAGGGGGAGCAAGTTTGAGACAAGTGCAGGAACTTTTAGGACATAGCGATCCTAAAACTACAGCTATCTATGCTCATGTTTTAGAGCGTCATGAAAATAATCCTGCTCTCGGTATTAATGTTGAAATTTGA